The proteins below come from a single Benincasa hispida cultivar B227 chromosome 4, ASM972705v1, whole genome shotgun sequence genomic window:
- the LOC120076703 gene encoding acetylglutamate kinase, chloroplastic: protein MPAVESLLNPSASKLFTSKSLLNPSISSSSIFSPAPRLRRLSCSSSSLSIRCSATQQIEAVVDSVTPGQFRVDVLSESLPFIQKFRGKTIVVKYGGAAMKSRSLQASVVNDLVLLSCVGLRPILVHGGGPEINNWLKRLNIEVVFRDGLRVTDAETMKIVSMVLVGDVNKNLVSLINKAGASAAGLCGVDGRLLTARPAPNAAQLGFVGEVARVDPTVLQALLDKGHIPVVSSVAADESGQMYNINADTVAGELAAALGAEKLILLTDVAGILEDRDDPKSLVKQIDIKGVKKMMDEGRIGGGMIPKVNCCVRSLAQGVRTASIIDGRLEHSLLLEIMTDNGAGTMIIG, encoded by the coding sequence ATGCCGGCGGTTGAAAGCCTGCTCAATCCATCCGCATCCAAGCTATTTACCTCCAAATCCTTGCTCAATCCTTCCATTTCCAGTTCCTCGATTTTCTCGCCCGCTCCGCGATTGCGCAGATTAAGTTGTTCTTCTTCGTCGCTGTCGATCAGATGTTCGGCCACTCAGCAAATAGAGGCTGTAGTTGACTCTGTTACTCCAGGGCAGTTCCGAGTTGATGTTCTCTCTGAATCACTGCCATTCATCCAGAAATTTCGAGGTAAAACGATCGTCGTCAAGTACGGAGGTGCCGCCATGAAATCGCGGTCTCTTCAGGCTTCAGTTGTTAACGATCTTGTTCTTCTGTCCTGCGTCGGCCTTCGCCCGATCTTAGTCCATGGCGGTGGACCGGAAATCAACAACTGGCTCAAACGGCTCAACATTGAGGTCGTTTTCCGCGACGGTCTTCGTGTGACCGATGCCGAGACGATGAAAATAGTATCGATGGTATTAGTCGGCGACGTGAATAAGAATCTGGTTTCGTTGATTAATAAGGCCGGAGCATCCGCCGCAGGGCTCTGTGGTGTGGACGGGCGGCTACTCACGGCTCGGCCAGCTCCTAACGCGGCACAGTTAGGGTTCGTAGGAGAGGTCGCGCGTGTGGACCCTACGGTTCTACAGGCACTTTTGGACAAAGGCCACATTCCAGTGGTCTCTTCGGTGGCTGCTGATGAGTCAGGGCAGATGTACAACATCAACGCGGACACAGTCGCTGGAGAATTAGCGGCGGCGCTGGGGGCGGAGAAGCTGATCTTACTAACAGATGTGGCGGGGATTCTGGAAGATCGTGACGATCCGAAAAGCTTAGTGAAACAGATAGACATTAAAGGAGTGAAGAAGATGATGGACGAGGGAAGAATTGGCGGAGGGATGATTCCGAAGGTGAATTGTTGTGTTCGGTCGTTGGCTCAGGGGGTGAGGACGGCGAGTATCATTGACGGGAGGCTGGAGCATTCGTTGCTGCTAGAAATCATGACAGACAATGGAGCTGGAACCATGATTATAGGCTAA